The following nucleotide sequence is from Euleptes europaea isolate rEulEur1 chromosome 3, rEulEur1.hap1, whole genome shotgun sequence.
GAGGGATCTAGTCCCTGGGAGCAACACTGGAGCTGGTGAAGGCAAATGAGGAAGCAAGACATTCAAAGATGGCCCATGGAGGCTGGAGGACCACGGGCATCAGCTACTGattccagcgtagtgtagtggttaagagtggtggtttgaagtggtggactctaatctggagaaccgggtttgattccccactcctccgtatgagcagcagaggctaatctggtgaactggactggtttccccactcctccacgtgaagccagctgggtgaccttgggctagtcacagctcttttagagctctttcagccccacctacctcacagggtgtctgttgtggggaggggaagggaaggcgattgtaaactggttgattcttccttaagtggtaaagaaagccagcatataaaaaccaacaactcttcttctttttcctactACAAGAGTTTCTACTACTGCCACCATCAAAACGGGTGGCTTTCCAATGGCAAAGTTGGAGTGTGACCTCCGGGGCATCTTCTTGGTGGGGAACTGAACTGCTGATCcagttgagtttgacacccttgcttcaGTGTCACACTTCAAGCACAACCAAGAAATGGAACTCTTGGCAGGCCTGTAGAGAGAGGTGCTGACTCAGTTAATAGAGGTGCCCATGCAGTTCCTACAGGACAGGTGGGAATCAGCAGGATTGCTAgagaggtcaaagcctataagaCCCCCTGGGTCACCAGAGGcaactccttcctttcccccacagAAGTCAATGGAAGTCATTGAGGAGAATAAAAGGTTATATCCTCTGCCCCCAGGTACACccttcaattccccccccctggAATAAGCGAGTGGCTCCCATTGAGTTTCTACGGGGGAAAGTGTGgcgcttgaacacatgaagctgcctcatactgaatcagacccttggtccatcaaagtcaatattgtctactcagactggcagtggctctccagggtctcaggcggaggtctttaacatcacctacttgcctagtcccctttaactggagatgccggggattgaacctgggaccttctgcatgccaagcagatgctctaacactgagccatggccacttgGGGACAGTTCTGTGACAGGGATAAACCCTGGGGCCACGGGCAGCCCAACCTCCACTGAGTGGAACCCTCATGGggtgaaatgtgcatctgagcagAACACAGACGGATCTCCTGTGCCCCCCAAGGGATCTTTTCAATATGTGGGCCCCCCTCTCTGTCATACTGATGGGCGTTTTGCTAGTTATGTAATAAACACAGTTTCTTTGTATGTAAAAGCTTTGCTGTCCACGCCATGGATAACCAGCAATCTTATTAAAATTTCACATCACGAAGTCATTATCCAATTCTGTCCAGAATTGTTTTTCCATCTCGTTTTAATCCAAATGTCATCCgcatcaactttttattattccTCAAACGCAGGGACAATGAGTCATAAATTCCAACTTTTCTTGTTTTGACatctcttgtctttttttttactcGCTCTATTAGTTCAAATCATATAGCTTAACCGTCGGTTCAATTTCCAGTTTTATTTAATAGTGTGTTTGGTAGCTGAGGGGGAGGGGCTTACAGAACAGCAGACGGTCTGAAAAGGAAAAGCCACAGGCCAAGCGGTCCCTCCCAGCTGCATAAAACCTGTTGGCTCTACTGAGAGGTTTTTGAAAATTATTAGCGAGGCAAACTTTTTTGAGGGGGAATATTGTGCTATAATACAGAAATGCTACTTAAGAGATTCACTTAGCAGCAGTCCAGTATATCTGAAATGCTGGTATATCTGAAATGCTTTTATAGACACATTCTTATTACCCACAATGGAAttatttaagaagaaaaagaagagttggtttttatatgccaactttctctaccacttaaggaaaaatcaaaccggcttacaatcatcttcccctcccctccccataacagaccccctgtgaggtaggtggggctgagagagctgtggctagcccaaggtcacccagttggcttcatgtggaggagaggggaatcaaaccctgttctccagatcagaggccaccgctccaaactaccgctcttaaccacaacacgaTGCTGGCTCTCCGTAATGAGAATGCAAAACTGTATTCCATTTATCTCAGACTGGGGAAGTCTGAATTTGTATGGCATCACTAAGACACCCACTACACACTACGCTTTCCCAAAGGTTGAGTCTTGGTCAGATGGAGAGGTATGGTTGGAAGATCCAGGCTTCCCAGGCACACACAGCCATTATTTGGAGTGGGACCATggtccatgggggggggcttaggAACCCCCCCCATCattttccccaacctgaaacagccccaggagGGCACTGCAGGAATTTAATGTGTAGCTCATCAGTACACCTGCAACCCTCCCACAagacaagcacccccccccccggtcaggaAATGGTGCAGGGGGATGGTCTAAGCCCCCCCCTCCTCTGGGAAATTCAGGACACCAGAGCATGCCCCTCCATCTTAGCCAGGGATGTCCCTGGGGAAAGCGTTAGGCCCATTCAGTCCATAGAGTTAAGTAGGTGTGCGGACACTGCATGTTTTTTACCACCGTACTGCAGCTCTCTATACCACCTTGTGCCACAGTAGCTCATTCAAAAGTTGAAAAATGGAGCAACAGCTGACATGCAGTGGGACGCAGTTCTGGGGAGCACTATTGCCCCTCTGGAAATAACGTGATCCTGGCATGCATGCACGTTTCATCGAATCTGTGCTTTTCATTTATTGAATTTGAAGGTGAAGGGTTTGCAGATATTGGGTGAACCGCACATACATTTGTGCACACATACGCCCAACTCACACTTTACGTCCTGTGTGTTGCTGGGCACATGGGACCCAAGAACTGGGCTTGTGTCCTATCACATGAAGGATACTACCCAATTTGTCAACATCTGGCCCAAGGAATCTCCAATGTGCATACAAAGCTCCCACATGCACACACTTATCTGTTCATTGGGAGGAGAGTGCCATGCCTACAACAGAATGTGCATGCAGAACTACCCGTCATTGAAGAGAATGAGGAAACCCTTATGCACACATAATTTGGAAGTCCATGCTGCAGCAGCCGTGTGTACACAGATCTGATGCTTGAGGCTGATGCATCTCTATGTCCTGCACTAGGAGCATGAATCAAGTTGGAGCCCATTATTTCCAAAGACTAGAAGAAGAAACATCTTTTGTTTTGAATGCTGGAAAGAGAACAACAAATCACCTGTTGATCAAGATTCTCAGATCCTAGTTCTGTCAAAACTATCATTTGGTTTACCTGAAAAAGAGGGGTTTGATTTTCTGCATTTGAAGCCTTGTCCATCCAGGAGTCCAAAGGTTTCAGAGAGGTGGTGCTTTGAGTAACCACGGGAAACTTAGCTGCCAATGTCGGCCTGCTGGATAcatgcagctgctgctcctgttgCACTATCTGGAGTTTTTTTAACAATACTTGTGGTGAaattaccccagaagtgccagaCTGGTTCCCTGAAAGAGGAAGCGGCTGCCCAGGAAGTTTGGATTGTTCTTTACCAAGGCCTGGAGGACCCACAGTCTGACCTCGGAGGGTGCCATTGAAATACATGAGATGTGGCTGAGCTATGCTGTTTACCTGGGCTGCTGAGGAGGCAACAGGAGCGCTGCTGAAGATGGATGGAGCTGAGCTTGCTGGAGCGGCGTCCATCTTGGTCATCTGTTCCGATTGGCCCTGCAGGTGCTGTAACAGGCTCCGAGGGCCACTTGGGTCCTGAACCGGATGGGACGTTCTAATGCTATGAGAAGCCACGGGCTGAAAGTGTCCAGTAAAAACTTCTCCCGTAGTGTGGGGGTTGCCGTTTTCACACAGGCGGCTCTCAGGAAGTTCGGAGACAGGGTGAAGCTCTGCCCCACGCACCATGAGTTTTTGAATGGCTGGGCAAAGCTGCTTCTCCGCTGTGGGCGAATGCCTACTGGGTTCTTCGTAGGACAGAGAGCGCACAACCCCTTGCCTCAGGGGAAAGTTCTCTTGGTACTGTTTCTGTGAATGCTCTGAGGTATCTTGGTACGTACTAGACTTTTCTTGCTTCCCAAACAGTGTGGTTAGGGATAAGTGCTGCGGTTCAGGGTCTACGttctggggggaaagaaagaagagaaaaggtaaaaaaaaaaaaaccccagcaaaacTATTTAAGTCATAATAGGGGCAAAATAGCCTGAAAGTAAAGGCCAGAATAccacttagaatcacagaatcatagagttggaagggacaaccagggccatctagcccaacctcctgcaggaaattccaaactacctcccccccaacaccccgaatgacccctactccatgcccagaagatggccaagatgccttccctctcatcatctgcttaaggtaatagaatcagcattgctgacagatggccatctagcctctacttaaaaacctccagggaaggagagaacaCTTCTCCTAGAAGGATTTTTCAAAGTTTCATCATGTGGAAAAAACAATAAGGAAGCACTCAGAGCTGAACTTCCCAATGGAGGGTGATCTCCTTATGGCAAAGAATTGGTCACACCATGGCCTTTTCATCGATAATGGAAACCGAGGACCGGAATCCCGGCTAGGGGAAAAGCAGTGGGTAGGGAAAAGGGCGAGTCTCCCAGGTACCAGTCcgacactacaccacaccggctcttgtGCCATTTAATGAACTGGTTGTTATGACAGATACGGGTTTGCTACTTGAAGCAGCAGTCCTgcactgaaaccccccccccccacataaagtTACGGCATGAaaatgacatcaccacatcctatgtCTCTATGCATCCCGCCACCTCTCATAATTTCAAGTAAGCATGGGTGGGAAATATACATTGTGATGACGTTACAACAGTCACCTCCATAACTACCCATTCTGGGCATGGGAGTGGGAATTAAAATACCTGATTCCACCCAAGAGGATAAATCTAAATGGTGGCTGAAACACTCTTTTCTGATTTCTCATTAATAGTATTATTAACTTCATtcatagcccgcctttctccttGAGACTCAATACGGATCAGCCTTCTATGCCAACAACAGCATCAGTCAGGAGCGCACATACAAACGGCATACCTGGATTTTTTGAGGTATACATTGGTGCTGCGTGTCACTGGGCTTCACTGGGATTGGTTTGATCAAGTTGGGGTTGTCGTATATAGCAGAAGAGCTGGCTATTTGTTTAGGCTCTGAGCACGTCTTACACtgcaaaacatacacacacacaaataacactTTCGATTAAAAACAATTCAGGAGAGGGGTAAAAGCAACATTTCCTCCCTAGTGCTCTACCATTGTAAAAGCAAATACAGTTACACTCAAGAAAAGAACAAATTGGCAAATTGACTGGGGGGGTTACACTGGAGTAGTGGGATGGCAAAGGGCTCAGTTCCTTTACTGGGTTCCCACTCTCACTCCCTACTGCGCTTCTCTAGAGAGTTCCTCCCTTAGCCTGCTGAGGTTGTTGCTTCTCTGTATGGCTGCTCATGAGAAATGTTGTACTTTGGGTATGAAGTGAAGCCTGGTCAAAAGTAGAACGCTCAAGTACTAGCATCTGCAGCAATGCTGGtggtggcggtggaaagtgctgtcaagtcgcagccgactcatggcgaccctttgggGTTCTCAaggaggtttgtcattgcctgcctctgcgcagagacactggtattccttggtggtctcccatctaaatactacctagggccaaccctgcttagcttctgggatcgaatgagatcgggctatcatCAGTGGTCGTTTCAATTCTAGCAAGCCTTGCATTTTTAGACAAGGCCACAGACATGAAGAAGTATCTGCCATTTATCAAAGGACACAAAGAGAGATCACAAAGCCCATTACTTTCGCATCTGACTGTTCTCCACACTGGAACAATCAAGTACTGAGAACTGTCAAAGACATCTTAGTAGATTAATGTTACAAGCATTAATCAATTGATAATTAAACAACTGCCTCTGCTTATGAATAAGGTGATcattcagaagaaaaaaaacatgctttCGTTATTAGATGTCGCAACAGACTCCATATCTCAGAAGAGGAATCTCCTCCTGGAAGCAAAGCTGCTGAGAACCTCTGGGATCCCCTTCCCCCAAGACAAGATTCTCTTTGGGCCGACCTCACACTGCCCAGACTCAACCCAAACAACATACAGAAACAAATCAAATGACCTGCCCAGCTTCATCGATTGCCAAGATGTTGAAGGCCCCGAGAactatgtaagaacataagaaaggccatgctggatcagaccaaggtccatcaagtccagcagtctgttcacacagtggccaaccaggtgcctctaggaagccaccaaacaagacgactgcagcagcaccatcctgcctgtgttccaaagaacctgataaaataggaatgctcctctgatcctggagagaataggtatgcatcatgactagcatccatttttactagtaaccatgaatacccctctcctccatgaacatgtccactcccctcttaaagccctccaagttggcagccattacaacatcctagggcagggagttccacaatttaactacgcatgaagaaatacttccttttatctgttttgaatctcttaccctccagcttcagtagatgaccccgagttctagtatccactctctccaaaccatgcagttttatagacctctatcatgtctccccttaactgccttctttccatgctaaacagccctaagcggtttaaccgttcctcatagggcagttgctctagccccctgatgtcatgagtcagcctgcagagacctcctctgacgaagagggacatcctcaggcagaagtcccacaggaacaaccacagggcctacagcctgccggaagggaggatcagcgaaggtcaggggatgactcaccatgtctgcagccagccagctcaaggactccagttggacctgacaccttgcaacatgcagtgtctccagaggcctcgccagggccactggagcagaggagaaaacaggtccgtctggcaatgcagcagagacggcaaagtgctaggctgaaggctttacagaggaacctccccagtagcagtgatgaggaagagcagggctgaagcaccacctgtgaactcagcctcatcagcatcagctggctgctacagcagcaggggaaggaatttaagccatcagttaggcttggctgttgtgcaagcaacttgtcaccaacctccttgagtacctgccttgtttacctgctatccattggattcctggtatcctgacttcttggagtagctctgactaacgctttggacttcccttgcctgtattgatatctcggactctgccttcactgtgaatggccttggactgttccccagactacgcttagagccctcgctcctcgcctgtaccacgacacctgatcattttggttgtcccCCTAGTCCCCGCCTGCCTCTGCAGCCCTGCCTGTGAGAAAGAAGGAAGCATCCTCTTCTGGAAAGTTGCCTTGCCacctacagatttctaagtacttacattaaaaaaaaactaggtcATTGATTTTAATTCAATTTGTTAAATTGAATGGCTATAACCAACTATAAGCCATTTCAGGTCGCTTCTTGTTGTGGTCCTGCAGCCAGGCCCAAGGGGTCCAGGATACAATCCCAGACACTAGAGAGTTCACTGTTAACATTTTCTGTACGTGGTACACAACCAACTGGAAATCGGCATCATCCCTCTGCCCAGAGAAAGACTAAGCAGTAAGAGCACTGCGTCTTGGCCAGAGTCATCAAAATGCATTTGTATGCCCATAAATAAAGGAGGCTGCTGAGGAAGTAGATGCTATGTGATCACCTCTAGCCACATGGAACCCTTTTTTAGGTTAGGAAAATAGCTCTGGTTTAAGAGAGCTCAACGTAACTGAGACACAGTGCAGTCCCAATCAATGCAATTGATCAATCAAAAGCAAACAATCAATCCCaaacctttctaagcccattgacttaaatggaggaggaggaagaggaagaagaagagttgatttttatatgcctactttctctacctcttaagacagaatcaaaccggcttacaatcaccttcccttcccctccccacaacagacaccctgtgaggtaggtgaggctgagagagctcttaatagaactgtgactagcccaaggtcacccagctggcttcgtgtgcaggagtggggaaacaaatccagttcaccagattagcatctgccacttatgtggaggagtggggaatcaaacgcggttctccagatcagagtccaccactccaaaccactgctcttaaccactacaccatgctggtttaggATTGTACTCATAGTGTGGTAAAACAGTGCTTCATTGAGTAACTGGACATATCTGCAGCCGACACACATCTGGTTATACGTTTTATTCAGTTACCTGACTTCTGCACACTATTCTTACTCGTGTTTATGTTTCAATAAAACTTTATTGAAGTTCTCAGTCTGGAGTCTCTGAATGGTGAAAGACACACAGTGGCGCCCTAGTACATTAGGAAGCACGGATCACCCTGAATAAAAATCTCAATCTGTTCACCCACTTCTGTCTTTGTCAGGTAGCTGAGTAAATAAAGCCAGAGCAGGGGAGCCAGGAATCCATTTACAAGCAAAGAAATAATTTTAGGCTGTATGTCAGTTTGGATACTACTGAGTGAAGCACGCTACTAAGAGAAAAGAAGGAATGCCAACGGCAAAAGTGGCTGCGGGAGATCACATCTGGTTTTCCTGTTGTGcatttggaggggggaagagctTTTCCTCAGCTTCGCATCTGTCAGGCCTGTCAGGAGAGACTGAAGTGAGTTATTCTGGTCAGCCATACATTCAGCCTGCTTCAAACTTGGCACAAAATAAGAGCCTGGCCCCGCCACTTCGTCCTAGGACTTGCTGAGCATTTGGGGATGGGCCCTCTCTCCTTGCTGGGCTTGGAGAAAGACAGAAGCAGAGCATCTCTCGCTGCTTCTG
It contains:
- the DCP1B gene encoding mRNA-decapping enzyme 1B translates to MAAAVAGAAPLGKGLDISLAALQRHDPYISGILDVASQVALYTFGHRANEWEKTDVEGTLFVYTRSASPKYGFTIMNRLSMENRTEPITKDLDFQLQDPFLLYRNARLSIYGIWFYDKEECQRIAELVKNLTQQEQLKAQQGAGIGISPVSLNSGDSKEVDILRMLTKAKDEYTKCKTCSEPKQIASSSAIYDNPNLIKPIPVKPSDTQHQCIPQKIQNVDPEPQHLSLTTLFGKQEKSSTYQDTSEHSQKQYQENFPLRQGVVRSLSYEEPSRHSPTAEKQLCPAIQKLMVRGAELHPVSELPESRLCENGNPHTTGEVFTGHFQPVASHSIRTSHPVQDPSGPRSLLQHLQGQSEQMTKMDAAPASSAPSIFSSAPVASSAAQVNSIAQPHLMYFNGTLRGQTVGPPGLGKEQSKLPGQPLPLSGNQSGTSGVISPQVLLKKLQIVQQEQQLHVSSRPTLAAKFPVVTQSTTSLKPLDSWMDKASNAENQTPLFQVISPQRIPATVTPSLLMSPMVFTQSAPAPPKPSESGWLPIGNQEAASTSNNLLLPMQNSEPSVASNTLLTKLQLQETLLHLIQNDDNFLNIIYDAYLGSVRKAALKKPM